The nucleotide window CTACCGATGCCCTCGCCTCAGATCTCCACCCTGCTCCTCACCCTCCTGCTGGGGATCGGCCTGATCTTTTTCCTCCGAGCCGCCAGCAAAGACCGAACCACGATTGTGGAGGTGCATTCACCCCGTCCACCACTGGAAGTTCTGGAGGGTCTTGATCAGTGGCTCAAGCAACGGGGATGGAATCGCCATGGGGGTGATGCCGACCGCTGCCTGCTCGAATACCGAGGCCGCGTCGAGAGCAGTTCTGCGCTCGCGCTTCTGTTATCCGTTCTCGGCACGGTTGGAGCTGGCAGCCTGGGCCTCGTGATCCGCCAAGTGAACGCTGGGCTGGGCTGGTGGCCCTTGTTGATCGCCAGCCTCGGCCCCTTAGCGGGATGGGTCTACACCCGGAGAGCCCGGCGCGAGGAGGGCCTTCAAATCCGTCTTGTCGAAACCGAAGCAACGGAAGGCAGCACCCTGCGGCTGCAAGCCCATCGCGATGAACTGATCGCCCTTGAGCTCGCCCTAGCAGGCCCACTGCAACTGGCCAGTGATGGTGCGTTGCTCTCGTCTCCAATCTGATCGTGAAGCCCTGGCCGTTGCTGCTGCCAGCAGGTCTGAGCTTCACAGGGCTTCTGCTTCTGCTCAGTCTGGCGACTGCAGCCGATGCACCGGGCCAGCCTGGCAGGGACCTTCTCACTGGGCCTCAGGTCACTCTTGAAGCGACATGGGTTGGGCTTCGCCGTGAACGCCAGGGTGTGGGGATCCTGCTTCTTGCAG belongs to Synechococcus sp. WH 7805 and includes:
- a CDS encoding cofactor assembly of complex C subunit B encodes the protein MPSPQISTLLLTLLLGIGLIFFLRAASKDRTTIVEVHSPRPPLEVLEGLDQWLKQRGWNRHGGDADRCLLEYRGRVESSSALALLLSVLGTVGAGSLGLVIRQVNAGLGWWPLLIASLGPLAGWVYTRRARREEGLQIRLVETEATEGSTLRLQAHRDELIALELALAGPLQLASDGALLSSPI